The Kroppenstedtia pulmonis genome has a segment encoding these proteins:
- the ribH gene encoding 6,7-dimethyl-8-ribityllumazine synthase, with product MSNIWEGKLTAQGMHIGIVAARFNAFITEKLVTGAEDALRRHGVDPNQIDIAWVPGAFEIPLIADQMAGSGRYDAVITLGAVIRGATPHFDYVCSEAAKGISATNLKYSVPVIFGLLTVDTIEQAVERAGTKAGNKGWDAAVAGIEMANLQQTLKQKLQK from the coding sequence TTGTCTAACATATGGGAAGGAAAATTAACGGCTCAAGGGATGCACATTGGAATCGTAGCAGCTCGCTTTAATGCCTTTATTACGGAAAAATTGGTGACAGGAGCCGAAGATGCCCTGCGTCGGCATGGAGTTGACCCGAATCAGATTGATATTGCCTGGGTGCCCGGAGCTTTTGAAATTCCCCTCATTGCTGACCAGATGGCCGGTTCCGGACGTTATGATGCTGTGATTACTTTGGGAGCAGTCATCCGTGGAGCCACTCCCCATTTTGATTACGTATGCAGTGAAGCCGCCAAAGGCATATCCGCCACAAACCTGAAATACAGTGTGCCGGTTATTTTCGGACTGTTAACAGTGGATACGATTGAACAAGCCGTGGAGCGTGCAGGTACCAAAGCTGGAAACAAAGGATGGGACGCCGCAGTTGCCGGGATTGAAATGGCCAACTTGCAACAGACGCTCAAACAAAAGTTGCAGAAGTGA